The following proteins are co-located in the Psilocybe cubensis strain MGC-MH-2018 chromosome 5, whole genome shotgun sequence genome:
- a CDS encoding putative 4-hydroxy-2-oxoglutarate aldolase, mitochondrial produces MSKSPPPGYYVPAVLFFDENEDLDEASIKAHVLRLAQGGVTGILVQGSNGEAQHLSHEERKQAIALTRKTLDENGFENVLVIAGTGAQSTRETKKLCADAKEAGASHALVLTPSTWPPQMSVENILRFHRSVADASPIPTMIYNFPVVTAGIDLDSDVIAALAEHPNIVGTKLSCGNLGKLHRLTTRFSSNDFAVFAGRTDAFLHGLNAGSAGAIAALVNILPKLHGRLYKLFQEGSIKEAMELQGKLGHGDWAISKIGGIGGVKAVVSKHFGYGQTYVRGPLKTVNPDNLVEIKQYHTLAELIDLEKTL; encoded by the exons ATGTCCAAGTCGCCTCCCCCGGGATACTATGTTCCAGCCGTTCTCTTCTTCGATGAAAACGAAGATCTCGATGAAGCTTCCATCAAAGCCCATGTCTTGCGGCTAGCTCAG GGAGGTGTAACTGGTATCCTAGTACAAGGATCCAACGGTGAAGCACAGCATTT ATCTCATGAAGAACGCAAACAAGCCATCGCGCTCACTCGAAAGACCCTTGATGAAAATGGCTTCGAAAACGTTCTTGTGATTGCTGGTACAGGCGCCCAATCTACTCGCgaaacaaagaaattgtGCGCCGATGCTAAGGAAGCTGGAGCTTCCCATGCTCTTGTTTTGACTCCCTCAACTTGGCCGCCTCAAATGTCTGTAGAAAATATTCTGCGGTTTCATAGATCG GTTGCAGACGCATCTCCCATCCCAACTATGATTTACAACTTCCCAGTTGTAACCGCCGGGATCGACCTCGACTCGGATGTCATTGCTGCTCTTGCTGAACACCCCAACATCGTTGGAACCAAGCTCTCATGCGGTAATTTAGGAAAACTACACCGCCTTACTACCCGCTTTTCTTCCAACGATTTTGCTGTTTTCGCTGGTCGCACTGACGCCTTTTTACATGGCCTAAACGCCGGAAGTGCAGGTGCAATTGCTGCATTGGTTAATATCTTACCCAAACTGCATGGTCGTCTCTATAAATTATTTCAGGAAGGAAGTATCAAAGAGGCCATGGAGCTGCAAGGAAAACTTGGTCATGGAGACTGGGCGATTTCGAAGATTGGTGGTATAGGAGGAGTGAAAGCCGTTGTCTCCAAACATTTTGGTTACGGCCAGACATACGTTCGTGGTCCTCTCAAGACGGTCAACCCCGATAATCTTGTGGAAATCAAGCAATACCACACCCTCGCTGAATTGATTGACCTTGAGAAAACGCTGTGA
- a CDS encoding Oleate-induced peroxisomal protein POX18, which produces MSDIKVPGFKASELIAGLETAFSKYTDAEKQSQIKKTNGIFELQVTNDAKETVTWTIDMKKTGTVYKGKAPKADVTIILADDTLVDLADGKLNGQKAFMTGKLKTKGNMMLATKLDTVLKGAKAKL; this is translated from the exons ATGTCAGATATCAAAGTCCCAGGTTTCAAA GCATCAGAACTTATCGCAGGGCTCGAGACTGCTTTCTCAAAGTACACCGATGCTGAGAAACAATCGCAAATCAAAAAG ACGAATGGAATCTTCGAGCTCCAGGTTACCAATGACGCAAAGGAGACTGTAACATGGACAATCGACATGAAGAAGACCGGGACTGTTTACAAGGGCAAGGCCCCCAAAGCCGATGTCACTATCATCCTCGCCGACGATACCCTTGTTGACCTCGCCGATGGCAAG CTTAACGGCCAGAAGGCATTCATGACCGGCAAGCTCAAGACAAAAGGCAACATGATGCTCGCCACCAAACTCGACACCGTGCTAAAG GGTGCCAAGGCCAAACTGTAG
- a CDS encoding Dehydrogenase mpl7: MPIVSIEKFHSVSFDYLILGGGTCGLALASRLSEDENLVVGVIEAGGVPADIPEITVPGFMGRIIGDPTYDWAFLSVPQAHAKGRTVLQPRGKGLGGTSIINFMGLFRPSRAEYDALEGLGNKGWNWENLLGYMKKGENTFPSRLSPEDAKIYAANPKEKYHGVDGPLQKSLPLNIPPQNKFFFDAVEALGVPRNESHGDGSNVGSTTCFTSVDPRSAQRSSAFTAYFLPIQNRPNLLVLTNAQVTKVILLEGSPQGEQTAIGVEFVHGGKQNVIKGVKKDVVVSAGAFQTPHLLELSGIGDRSVLAKHGIETLIHLPGVGENLHEHPSVATTVEIDSKYETMDIMGDPNALELHTELYKQRKGLLSSIASMGFSFLSRRHLNLAGDAVSFKSLHEPTDSTLCRGLNKQYSLQKEWFAGEEVSQAEIIYQNGYHRRVSGIPTPGKRYASFVHVVMHPLSRGSVHLSSADPLVPPAINPNYLAHPTDLKILEKAVEFSARIATTGSFGESVKGRVVPDQEILDDPDKLREWIRESIATTYHPLGTAAMLPKEDGGVVDSELRVYGTRNLRVADVSILPMQLSCHIQSAAYAIAEKAADILRIGGGN; the protein is encoded by the exons ATGCCTATCGTTTCTATCGAGAAATTCCACTCAGTTTCGTTCGACTATCTTATCCTGGGTGGAGGGACATGTGGACTAGCTCTAGCATCAAG GTTAAGTGAAGATGAAAATCTAGTTGTTGGTGTCATTGAAGCGGGTGGTGTGCCCGCTGATATTCCCGAGATCACAGTCCCTGGATTTATGGGCAGGATTATCGGAGATCCGACATACGACTGGGCATTTCTCTCAGTTCCGCAGGCACATGCAAAGGGTCGTACAGTGCTTCAACCAAGAGGCAAGGGGTTGGGGGGTACCTCAATT ATCAATTTCATGGGATTGTTCCGTCCCTCCAGAGCAGAATACGATGCTCTAGAAGGCCTCGGGAACAAAGGATGGAACTGGGAAAATCTCCTTGGGTACATGAAGAAAGGAGAGAATACATTTCCCAGCAGACTGTCTCCAGAAGACGCGAAAATTTATGCTGCGAATCCAAAAGAGAAATATCATGGTGTTGATG GACCGTTACAAAAATCACTCCCTCTAAACATACCTCCACAGAATAAGTTTTTCTTCGACGCCGTTGAAGCGTTAGGAGTCCCGAGAAATGAAAGCCAT GGAGATGGCTCTAATGTTGGATCAACGACATGTTTCACGTCCGTGGACCCTCGGAGCGCTCAACGCTCTTCTGCATTCACTGCGTATTTCCTCCCCATTCAAAACCGCCCAAATCTTCTGGTTTTGACAAATGCCCAGGTCACCAAGGTT ATTCTACTTGAAGGTAGTCCCCAAGGCGAACAAACCGCCATAGGCGTAGAATTTGTACATGGAGGAAAGCAAAACGTTATAAAAGGCGTGAAAAAGGATGTCGTTGTCTCCGCTG GTGCATTCCAGACGCCACACTTACTTGAGCTGTCTGGCATCGGAGACCGATCAGTTCTCGCGAAACACGGCATCGAGACGCTGATACATCTTCCAGGGGTTGGCGAAAACTTGC ATGAACATCCCAGTGTGGCAACAACAGTGGAAATTGATTCCAAGTACGAAACGATGGATATAATGGGAGATCCGAATGCCCTGGAATTGCACACAGAGCTATA CAAACAACGAAAGGGTTTACTTTCCTCCATTGCGTCCATGGGGTTTTCCTTCCTTTCGAGAAGGCATTTGAATCTTGCGGGTGATGCTGTATCGTTCAAAAGTTTACATGAGCCAACCGATTCCACACTGTGTCGTGGGCTGAATAAGCAATACAGCTTGCAGAAGGAGTGGTTTGCTGGTGAAGAGGTCTCACAGGCCGA AATTATCTATCAGAATGGATACCATAGGCGAGTATCGGGCATTCCAACACCTGGAAAACGTTACGCTTCTTTTGTGCATGTCGTGATGCATCCCTTGTCTCGTGGATCCGTTCATCTGTCATCTGCAGACCCACTGGTACCTCCAGCTATAAATCCTAATTACCTGGCACATCCGACCGATCTCAAAATCCTGGAGAAGGCTGTCGAATTTTCCGCTCGTATAGCAACTACAGGTTCATTCGGTGAAAGTGTGAAAGGAAGGGTCGTGCCAGACCAAGAGATTTTGGATGACCCCGACAAGTTGAGAGAGTGGATAAGAGAATCCATTGCCACGACTTATCACCCACTGGGGACAGCAGCAATGCTTCCGAAAGAAGACGGGGGAGTGGTCGACAGTGAGCTGAGAGTTTATGGAACAAGAAATCTACGGGTG GCGGATGTGTCGATATTGCCGATG CAACTTTCTTGCCATATCCAGTCCGCGGCCTATGCTATCGCAGAGAAG GCAGCCGACATTTTGAGAATTGGTGGAGGGAATTGA
- a CDS encoding Protein msp1, mitochondrial encodes MASAPTSQKSVTYGLQNTRRQLETARPARRQFTTFLTTGSLRRRYASSPSPAMLRHMHIRAISYSSIPRFVARAFRVPIAGATIGAGSFGYANYKFEEMRTKTNKWISSAQDTVSDVFETASDSINAVTARFADMKLPEIPSVEAPQFLKDLFTAKQQNEEDPNHDQEPKNSNNSPNDAAAIAALVAATMSSPSDSKDKQDGLAADARQNGLMHLTRKLIEIRSMLLSIDQSDALKLPSIVVIGSQSSGKSSVLEAIVGHEFLPKGNNMVTRRPIELTLIHTPPKDGKIPAEYGEFPGLGLGKMKDFTDIQRTLTELNLAVPSSEAVSNDPIDLRIYSPNVPDLTLIDLPGYVQISSLDQPETLKEKIASLCEKYIREPNIILAVCAADVDLANSPALRASRKVDPLGLRTIGVITKMDLVPPEQGAGILSGNRYPLHLGYVGVVAKSHGKRSSNDTTVVAKRGENDYFGAHREIFGSQTSLMVGTDTLRRRLMEVLESSMASSLHGITNAVQLELEEATYQFKVQYNDRRISPESYVAETMDSLKLRFKDFTQQFRRPIIRAKLKAMLEDKVMDVLEQLYWLDKRAPELGALGSDPKLKPEDIEPYWRHKLEAASSLLTKSGVGRDSTLLVADGLRSLIDSIATGEPFNFHPRAAERLTEFSHMILRDRIGVTSDQVENCIKPFKYDVEVEPREWEAGRERAVQLFENEVAMCEQKLQEIKKKVGGARRLNGLVGYLKSIEEKQKERKLAADGEQVEEQPVESYRYPPAQLSDARYAMMYTDRIGILKLRLMALKSKRCRAGPQSEAFCPEAFLNVVADKLAYTSAMFINIELLDQFFYQFPREIDSRLLYDLDRKEIVEFARENPVVRRHLDLQERKDKLEEVMKQLNSLSTLRADPQPAPRRHRGLFGSVF; translated from the exons ATGGCTTCTGCGCCGACGTCTCAAAAGTCAGTAACCTATGGCCTACAGAATACAAGGCGGCAGCTTGAAACTGCTCGTCCAGCACGACGTCAATTTACGACCTTTTTGACTACTGGATCTCTTCGTCGAAGATATGCGTCCTCTCCATCGCCTGCTATGCTGAGGCATATGCACATTCGTGCCATCTCTTATTCTTCCATCCCGAGATTTGTTGCGCGCGCGTTCCGTGTGCCAATTGCTGGAGCTACAATTGGGGCAGGAAGTTTTGGTTATGCGAACTATAAGTTTGAAG AAATGCGGACCAAAACCAATAAATGGATTAGTTCTGCACAGGACACCGTCAGCGACGTCTTTGAAACTGCCTCAGACAGTATAAATGCCGTCACTGCACGATTTGCCGACATGAAGTTACCAGAGATTCCGTCTGTAGAAGCACCCCAATTTTTAAAGGACTTGTTCACGGCCAAGCAACAAAACGAGGAAGATCCCAATCACGACCAAGAGCCCAAGAATTCGAACAACTCCCCCAATGATGCGGCAGCGATTGCCGCTCTTGTCGCTGCAACAATGTCATCTCCTTCGGACTCCAAAGATAAGCAAGATGGTCTCGCTGCCGACGCACGACAGAATGGACTTATGCACCTCACGCGCAAACTTATTGAAATTCGAAGTATGCTTTTGAGCATCGACCAGAGTGACGCTCTTAAGCTCCCCAGTATCGTTGTCATTGGTAGTCAAAGCTCAGGAAAGAGTTCAGTATTGGAAGCCATCGTGGGACACGAGTTCTTGCCAAA AGGCAACAATATGGTCACTCGTCGTCCCATAGAACTGACGCTTATCCATACTCCACCAAAGGACGGTAAAATTCCTGCCGAGTATGGCGAATTCCCTGGATTGGGTCTCGGGAAAATGAAAGATTTTACAGATATTCAGCGTACTTTGACAGAGCTAAACCTTGCTGTCCCTTCCTCGGAGGCCGTGTCAAACGATCCTATCGATCTGCGGATATATTCACCTAATGTTCCTGACCTGACCCTCATTGACCTCCCTGGATACGTCCAGATCTCCTCGCTCGACCAGCCGGAAACCTTGAAGGAGAAGATTGCGTCCCTGTGCGAGAAGTACATCAGGGAACCCAACATCATTCTTGCTGTATGCGCAGCCGATGTCGATCTAGCCAATTCCCCTGCCCTCAGGGCTAGCAGAAAAGTTGACCCCCTTGGACTACGTACCATTGGCGTTATCACAAAGATGGATCTGGTTCCACCTGAGCAAGGTGCTGGCATTTTGTCTGGTAATAGGTACCCATTACACCTCGGGTATGTTGGTGTCGTAGCCAAGTCACACGGTAAACGATCCAGCAACGACACAACTGTTGTCGCCAAACGTGGCGAGAATGATTATTTCGGCGCACATAGGGAGATCTTTGGGAGTCAAACTTCTCTTATGGTCGGTACGGATACCTTGCGTCGTAGACTTATGGAGGTCCTGGAATCCTCCATGGCTTCATCATTGCATGGGATTACTAATGCCGTACAGTTGGAATTGGAAGAGGCAACGTACCAGTTCAAGGTACAATACAACGACAGACGCATATCACCTGAATCATACGTCGCAGAGACCATGGATTCCCTTAAACTTCGTTTCAAGGACTTCACCCAGCAATTTCGCCGCCCAATTATAAGAGCTAAGCTAAAGGCCATGCTCGAGGATAAAGTAATGGATGTTCTCGAGCAACTCTATTGGTTAGACAAGCGCGCTCCGGAGCTTGGTGCACTAGGATCGGACCCCAAGCTCAAGCCCGAGGATATTGAACCATACTGGAGACACAAGCTGGAGGCTGCCTCATCTCTTCTGACAAAATCTGGAGTCGGTAGAGATTCAACACTTCTGGTAGCCGATGGCCTTCGCTCTCTCATCGACTCCATAGCCACTGGCGAACCATTCAACTTCCATCCTCGTGCTGCCGAGCGCCTCACTGAATTTTCGCACATGATTCTGCGCGATCGCATTGGAGTCACATCTGACCAGGTTGAGAACTGTATCAAACCGTTCAAATATGACGTGGAAGTTGAGCCAAGAGAATGGGAAGCAGGTAGAGAAAGAGCGGTTCAGTTGTTTGAAAACGAAGTGGCAATGTGCGAGCAGAAGCTtcaagaaatcaagaagaaaGTGGGTGGTGCCAGGAGGTTGAATGGCCTGGTTGGCTATCTCAAGTCGATTGAGGAAAAGCAGAAGGAGCGGAAACTCGCTGCGGATGGCGAACAAGTCGAGGAACAGCCTGTTGAATCTTACCGCTATCCCCCTGCTCAACTTTCTGATG CGCGATATGCGATGATGTATACGGACCGTATTGGCATTCTTAAACTACGTCTCATGGCCTTAAAGTCCAAGAGATGTCGCGCTGGTCCACAGAGCGAGGCATTCTGTCCTGAAGCATTCTTAAATGTCGTCGCCGACAAATTGGCATATACGTCTGCTATGTTCATCAACATCGAACTTCTTGATCAATTCTTCTATCAG TTCCCTCGAGAAATTGACTCCCGACTTCTTTACGATCTTGATCGGAAGGAAATCGTTGAATTTGCGCGCGAAAATCCTGTTGTACGACGGCATCTTGATTTGCAGGAACGAAAGGACAAGCTTGAGGAAGTGATGAAGCAGCTTAATAGCCTCTCCACCCTCCGCGCCGACCCCCAGCCTGCACCCCGCCGGCATCGAGGTCTTTTCGGTAGCGTCTTTTGA